From one Fusobacterium mortiferum ATCC 9817 genomic stretch:
- the uxuA gene encoding mannonate dehydratase, with amino-acid sequence MKLSFRWYGDSDPVSLQYIKQIPTMHSIVTAIYDVPVGQVWEMDKILALKEKVEKAGLKFEVIESVPVHEDIKLGLPTREVYIENYKKNIENLAKAGVKVICYNFMPVFDWTRSQLDKELEDGSTALVYYKDQVDKLDPLNSELSLPGWDSSYTKEEMADLFAKYKALGEEGLWENLKYFLEQIIPVAELNDIKMAIHPDDPPWPIFGLPRIITKEENLDRFLKLVDSKYNGLTLCTGSLGCANFNDMPKLVDKYSAMGRIHFMHVRNVKLLNDGVSFEESAHYSGCGSLDIVEIMRVLHKNGFDGYLRPDHGRMIWGETGKPGYGLYDRALGASYITGIWETLTKLGK; translated from the coding sequence ATGAAATTATCATTTAGATGGTATGGAGACTCAGACCCAGTAAGTCTTCAATACATAAAACAAATACCTACTATGCATAGTATAGTTACAGCTATCTATGATGTACCAGTAGGACAAGTATGGGAAATGGACAAGATATTAGCTCTTAAAGAGAAGGTTGAAAAAGCTGGATTAAAATTTGAGGTAATAGAGAGTGTTCCTGTACATGAAGATATAAAATTAGGATTACCTACAAGAGAGGTATATATTGAGAACTATAAGAAAAATATAGAAAACTTAGCAAAAGCTGGAGTAAAAGTAATATGTTATAACTTCATGCCTGTATTTGACTGGACAAGATCTCAATTAGATAAAGAGTTAGAAGATGGTTCGACAGCACTAGTTTACTACAAAGACCAAGTGGATAAGTTAGATCCATTAAATAGTGAATTATCTCTACCAGGATGGGATTCAAGCTATACAAAAGAGGAGATGGCAGATTTATTTGCTAAATATAAAGCATTAGGAGAAGAGGGATTATGGGAAAATTTAAAATATTTCCTTGAGCAAATAATTCCAGTAGCAGAGCTTAATGATATTAAAATGGCTATACACCCAGATGATCCACCTTGGCCAATATTTGGATTACCGAGAATTATCACTAAAGAGGAAAATTTAGATAGATTTTTAAAATTAGTTGATAGCAAATACAATGGACTTACACTATGTACAGGTTCATTAGGATGTGCAAACTTCAATGACATGCCAAAATTAGTAGATAAATATAGTGCTATGGGAAGAATCCATTTCATGCATGTAAGAAATGTTAAGTTATTAAATGATGGAGTAAGCTTTGAAGAGTCAGCTCATTACTCTGGTTGTGGTTCATTAGATATAGTTGAGATAATGAGAGTGTTACATAAAAATGGATTTGATGGATACTTAAGACCAGACCACGGAAGAATGATTTGGGGAGAGACTGGAAAACCAGGATATGGATTA